In Euphorbia lathyris chromosome 9, ddEupLath1.1, whole genome shotgun sequence, the following are encoded in one genomic region:
- the LOC136206596 gene encoding nuclear-pore anchor isoform X1 translates to MPLFISDDEFSRHSDDVSYVAAKADEFIRNLQVQLDTVKAAADAASITAEQTCSLLEQKFLSLSSDFSSLESQNAQLQSSLDDRLSDLAEVQAQKHQLHLQAIGKDGEIERLTLEVSEVHKSKRQLVELMEQKDLENSEKGSTISNYLDRIVNLTDSAAHKESRISEIEAELARTQANCARLSQEKELIERHNAWLNEELTAKVDSLIKLRRAHADLDEEMSIKLVDAERRYDECSSSLKWNKERVNELEVKLTSLQEEFCSYKDAGAANEEQFTAEIATTNKLVELYKERSEEWSRKAGELEGVVKALETQMNQLETGYKERLEKEISARNQYEKEAADLKLKLERCEADVEASRKANELNLLPLSSLTIERSRDPYDSTDHIEENNMLVPRIPVGVSGTALATSLLRDGWSLAKMYAKYQEAVDALRHEQLGRREAEAILQRVLYELEEKAGMILDERAEYDRMVESHSIINQKLQNSISEQANLEKTIEELKVDLRRHERENNLAQKEIADLQKQVTILLKECRDIQLRCGSIANNELDYFTTMATDEMNVESDAEKVISERLLTFKDINGLVEQNVQLRSLVRDLSNQIENKEMEFKEKLETELKKQTDEATCKVTAVLQRAEEQSQMIESLHTSVAMYKRLYEEEHKLHSSPSRSSNALPVADDGRKDLLLLLEGSKESGKLAQEKTAEQLRSLEEELQKSRSDIVSLQSERDKLALEIKFTRERLDSYRAKNEQQEIEINSLRARNAEFPKLLLEFQRKVQESSEALNASGELSRKLNMEVSVLKYEKDILSNAEKRACDEVRSLSERVYRLQASLDTIHSAEDVREEARAAERRKQEEHIKQIEREWAEAKKELERERNNVRALMADREGTLKDAMRQVEEMGKELTKALHAVSAAESRAAAAEAKLSELEKKVTTSNAKVASVDDGGMPSSFSTTEAVTDLLMAKDEIEKLKEEAQANKDHMLQYKSIAQVNEAALKQMEVAHENFKMESEKMKESLEDQLRSLRDRILELENELKLKSEELASATAGKENALASAMMEIASLKDESSSKISKIMALENQVSALKEDLEKEHQRWRSAQDNYERQVVLQSETIKELAKTSEALASVQQQASDLRKLADEQKSENKELHAKFEAEKLFLEESKKEAEKKYNELNEQNKILHNRLEALHIQLAEKDRTAAGISSSFTDPDSQSETGLQNVISYLRRTKEIAETEISLLKQEKLRLQSQLEKSLKAAESAQASLHTERANSRASLFSDEEFKSLKFQVGEINLLRESNMQLREENRHNFEEGQKLREEVQKARAHSDNLESLLRERQIEIESFKKKIEMEIMEKDHLEKRVSEVLERSRNIDLEDYDRMKDSFREMQEKLKEKESEIEEVKNLVIKNQETISKLEQDLSKSELELSQREQKVNDILKSEASLTSELKEQRKLVFQMKRKFDNLSKEKDEFSREKQALSKQIEDLKQGKRTMGSVGGEQVMKEREEKEHKIQLLERHVEKLREDLKKEKEDHRLEKANRKNREKAILESFQRVEQDKSKYTSKLDEHKEALKRLSDELEKLKHLEGKLPQGTSVVQLLSGNGLDDVATAYLSAVDNFEKTASSVSGDLGATASVETSVPDASATNVAGQSGSSQSTIPSSVAPTTSHSTVKADTKERRPPIAKSNIETRKTGRRLVRPRLVKPDEPQVDAEMSEVDASSVPGKLAPSHESATQRSLAIMPQPPARKRLPLSSVESTEQALTQGETSSDVGAPVQKRPKVSDSPNEGDGQSVAPESLMVTETEETVDALGDFTKSSNEDSATEKEDVTEKEDMETIDEKVEPPKESDQLDDQVEPQNEKNDASEQLLDKPGGPGTESDGGLRYQAVDDSQEPKMEIESEKEDGEVATDVVEADEGVDVSNMIGSPEIGEGQAEGGITPVASPARIDDEAGVSTETELGEINFADVNDEGDGAEEAAEGSDKLNEGDDQIGAETEQITEATTIIAESGVTTTSTEADTSKQTTEAEESKQASPASQTSTVVNLVERARQRAMLRQYGATVFSSPDNTGRGRAVRGRVVRTVRGARGGSGRTGRGGSPSQQG, encoded by the exons GAGAAGGAACTCATTGAGAGGCATAATGCTTGGCTAAATGAGGAGCTGACGGCTAAGGTTGATAGTCTCATCAAGCTGCGAAGAGCACATGCTGATCTTGACGAAGAAATGTCTATTAAGCTTGTTGAT GCAGAGAGGCGATATGATGAATGCTCTAGCTCTTTAAAGTGGAACAAAGAAAGGGTGAATGAGTTAGAAGTGAAGTTAACCTCACTGCAGGAG GAATTTTGTTCATATAAAGATGCTGGTGCAGCAAATGAGGAGCAATTTACTGCTGAAATTGCAACT ACAAATAAGCTTGTTGAGTTGTATAAAGAACGCTCTGAGGAATGGTCTAGGAAGGCAGGAGAACTTGAGGGTGTAGTCAAAGCTCTGGAA ACCCAAATGAACCAACTTGAAACTGGCTACAAAGAGAGACTTGAAAAGGAAATATCTGCAAGGAATCAATACGAGAAg GAGGCAGCAGATCTGAAATTAAAACTTGAAAGGTGTGAAGCTGATGTGGAAGCTAGTAGGAAAGCTAATGAGCTGAATCTCCTTCCGCTCAGTAGTTTGACCATAGAAAG GTCGAGGGATCCTTATGATTCTACTGATCATATCGAGGAAAACAATATGCTTGTGCCTAGGATTCCAGTGGGTGTCTCAGGAACTGCATTAGCAACTTCTCTGCTTCGTGATGGGTGGAGT CTGGCTAAAATGTATGCAAAATACCAAGAAGCAGTTGATGCTCTTCGCCATGAGCAGTTGGGTAGGAGGGAAGCTGAAGCTATATTACAGCGG GTCTTATACGAACTAGAGGAGAAAGCTGGGATGATTTTGGATGAAAGAG CCGAATATGATAGAATGGTAGAATCACACTCAATCATCAACCAGAAGTTACAGAACTCAATTTCTGAACAAGCAAATCTGGAGAAAACTATTGAAGAGCTAAAG GTGGATCTGAGGAGGCATGAACGTGAGAACAATTTGGCTCAGAAGGAGATTGCAGATCTTCAGAAACAG GTCACAATTCTTCTGAAGGAGTGTCGTGATATACAACTTCGTTGTGGATCTATTGCGAATAATGAGCTTGATTACTTTACAACAATGGCTACTGATGAGATGAATGTGGAGTCTGATGCTGAAAAAGTAATTTCTGAACGACTT CTGACCTTCAAGGATATCAATGGATTAGTTGAGCAGAATGTTCAGCTCAGAAGCCTTGTTCGCGATCTTTCTAACCAGATTGAGAATAAAGAGATGGAATTCAAG GAAAAGCTTGAAACGGAGCTCAAGAAACAGACTGATGAAGCTACCTGCAAAGTCACAGCGGTGTTGCAAAGGGCTGAAGAACAGAGTCAAATGATTGAATCACTACATACATCC GTTGCGATGTACAAAAGACTATATGAAGAGGAACATAAACTTCATTCATCTCCTTCTCGTTCTTCAAATGCACTGCCAG TTGCAGATGATGGAAGGAAAGACCTCTTACTTTTGCTCGAGGGTTCGAAG GAATCCGGTAAGTTGGCCCAAGAAAAGACTGCTGAACAGTTGAGGTCTCTTGAAGAGGAATTGCAAAAATCTAG GAGTGATATCGTTTCGCTACAATCAGAACGTGATAAATTGGCCCTGGAGATAAAGTTCACCAGAGAAAGACTTGACAGTTATAGGGCGAAAAACGAACAGCAG GAAATTGAAATAAATAGCCTAAGGGCACGGAATGCAGAGTTTCCAAAACTGCTTCTTGAGTTCCAAAGAAAAGTACAAGAAAGTTCAGAAGCATTAAATGCATCTGGGGAGCTTTCTCGGAAGTTAAATATGGAG GTATCTGTTCTCAAGTATGAAAAGGATATATTGTCAAATGCTGAGAAAAGAGCTTGTGATGAAGTTCGCAGTTTGTCAGAGAGGGTCTATCGCTTACAG GCTAGTTTGGATACTATTCATAGTGCTGAAGATGTTCGTGAG GAAGCAAGAGCTGCGGAGAGGAGAAAACAAGAGGAGCATATAAAACAGATTGAG CGAGAATGGGCAGAGGCTAAGAAAGAGCTGGAGCGAGAGAGGAATAATGTTAGAGCTCTCATGGCTGATCGTGAAGGAACTTTGAAAGATGCTATGAGGCAAGTTGAAGAAATGGGAAAAGAATTGACTAAGGCCTTGCATGCTGTTTCGGCTGCTGAGAGTAGGGCTGCTGCTGCTGAg GCCAAACTTTCTGAATTGGAGAAAAAGGTCACAACTTCAAATGCTAAG GTAGCTAGTGTGGATGATGGTGGCATGCCTTCCTCATTTTCAACAACTGAG GCTGTCACAGATTTATTAATGGCAAAGGATGAGattgaaaaattgaaagagGAAGCCCAGGCTAACAAGGACCACATGCTACAG TACAAGAGTATAGCTCAGGTAAATGAAGCTGCACTAAAGCAGATGGAAGTTGCTCATGAAAACTTCAAAATGGAG TcagaaaagatgaaggaatCATTAGAAGATCAACTTCGTTCACTAAGAGATAGAATCTTGGAACTTGAAAACGAATTGAAGTTAAAGTCTGAAGAGCTGGCCTCTGCAACTGCAGGAAAAGAAAATGCTCTTGCTTCTGCAATGATGGAAATAGCTTCTCTGAAGGATGAAAGCTCGAGTAAAAT TTCTAAAATTATGGCTTTGGAAAATCAAGTTTCTGCTTTGAAAGAAGATTTGGAGAAGGAACATCAACGATGGCGCTCTGCTCAAGATAATTATGAAAGACAG GTTGTTCTGCAATCTGAGACAATTAAAGAGTTAGCAAAAACATCAGAAGCCTTGGCCTCCGTACAGCAGCAGGCATCTGACCTGCGTAAATTGGCAGATGAACAGAAAAGTGAAAAT AAGGAGCTTCATGCTAAATTTGAGGCTGAGAAATTATTTCTGGAGGAATCAAAAAAAGAAGCTGAGAAAAAATATAATGAGCTTAATGAACAG AACAAAATATTGCATAATCGACTCGAGGCATTGCACATTCAGTTGGCCGAGAAAGATCGTACTGCTGCAGGTATTTCTTCTAGTTTCACTGATCCAGATTCCCAAAGTGAAACAGGATTGCAGAATGTAATCAGCTATCTTAGAAGGACAAAGGAAATA GCAGAAACTGAGATTTCCTTGCTAAAACAGGAAAAGCTTCGATTGCAATCACAA CTTGAGAAATCCTTAAAGGCAGCTGAAAGTGCGCAGGCTTCACTGCATACTGAGCGTGCGAATTCAAGGGCGTCATTATTCTCAGATGAAGAGTTCAAATCCCTTAAATTTCAG GTGGGAGAAATCAATTTACTGCGTGAAAGCAACATGCAACTCAGAGAGGAAAACAGGCACAATTTCGAAGAAGGCCAG AAATTGCGTGAAGAAGTGCAAAAGGCTAGGGCTCATTCTGACAATCTAGAATCTTTGTTGAGGGAGAGACAAATTGAGATAGAATCTTTCAAGAAGAAAATTGAAATGGAAATAATGGAGAAAGATCATCTGGAAAAGAGAGTTTCAGAG GTACTTGAGAGGTCTAGAAATATTGATTTGGAGGATTACGATAGAATGAAGGATTCTTTCCGGGAAATGCAG GAAAAACTGAAAGAGAAGGAATCTGAAATTGAAGAGGTCAAGAACCTTGTGATAAAAAATCAGGAGACCATATCAAAGTTGGAGCAAGATCTTTCAAAGAGCGAATTAGAACTGAGTCAGAGGGAGCAAAAGGTCAATGACATCCTGAAATCAGAG GCAAGTCTGACTTCAGAGTTAAAGGAGCAGAGAAAGCTGGTATTTCAGATGAAG AGAAAGTTTGACAATCTATCGAAGGAAAAGGATGAATTCAGCCGGGAGAAACAAGCACTTTCCAAACAGATTGAGGACCTGAAACAAG GGAAAAGGACCATGGGAAGTGTTGGTGGTGAGCAAGTGATGAAGGAAAGGGAGGAGAAAGAACATAAAATACAG CTTTTGGAGAGACATGTGGAGAAGCTTAGAGAGGACTTGAAAAAGGAGAAAGAGGATCATCGGCTGGAAAAAGCTAATCGCAAGAACCGAGAGAAGGCAATTCTGGAATCATTTCAAAGAGTTGAACAG GATAAGTCAAAGTACACAAGTAAACTTGATGAGCATAAGGAGGCTCTGAAGCGCCTTTCAGATGAGCTTGAAAAGCTTAAGCATCTTGAAGGCAAACTTCCACAG GGTACCTCAGTAGTTCAGCTTCTTTCTGGGAATGGATTGGATGATGTGGCTACTGCTTATTTATCTGCTGTTGACAATTTTGAGAAAACTGCCAGTTCTGTTTCTGGTGATCTTGGAGCTACTGCTTCTGTGGAGACTTCTGTTCCTGATGCTTCTGCTACCAATGTTGCAG GTCAGTCAGGTTCTTCTCAGTCGACCATTCCGTCTTCAGTGGCCCCTACTACGAGTCACTCAACTGTTAAAGCAGATACAAAGGAGAGGCGACCTCCAATAGCTAAATCAAATATCGAAACCCGCAAAACTGGCCGGAGGTTGGTAAGGCCTCGACTTGTTAAACCTGACGAGCCTCAGGTTGATGCAGAGATGTCGGAGGTGGATGCGTCTAGTGTGCCAGGAAAGCTTGCACCATCTCATGAATCTGCAACTCAACGCAGTCTGGCTATAATGCCTCAACCACCTGCTCGCAAACGATTACCTTTGTCCTCTGTTGAGTCGACTGAGCAGGCCCTTACTCAAGGTGAGACGAGTTCTGATGTTGGAGCACCTGTGCAGAAGAGACCCAAAGTTTCAGATTCTCCAAATGAAGGTGATGGTCAATCTGTTGCTCCGGAAAGTTTGATGGTCACAGAAACCGAGGAGACTGTAGATGCTCTCGGTGACTTTACTAAAAGTTCGAATGAGGACAGTGCGACTGAGAAGGAAGATGTGACCGAGAAGGAAGATATGGAGACCATTGATGAGAAAGTCGAGCCACCAAAAGAGTCTGATCAGTTAGATGATCAAGTTGAACCACAGAATGAGAAGAATGATGCAAGTGAACAGCTCTTGGACAAGCCAGGTGGACCTGGAACAGAGTCGGATGGGGGTTTAAGGTATCAGGCTGTAGATGACAGTCAGGAACCGAAAATGGAAATTGAGAGCGAGAAAGAAGACGGAGAAGTCGCAACTGATGTTGTGGAGGCTGATGAAGGTGTTGATGTTTCTAATATGATCGGAAGCCCTGAGATTGGGGAAGGACAAGCAGAGGGAGGCATAACTCCTGTGGCTTCACCAGCTAGAATAGATGATGAAGCCGGGGTTTCTACAGAAACAGAGTTGGGTGAAATAAATTTTGCAGATGTTAATGATGAAGGGGATGGAGCTGAGGAGGCTGCTGAAGGATCTGACAAGTTGAATGAAGGTGATGATCAGATTGGTGCAGAGACGGAACAAATTACCGAAGCTACTACCATAATTGCTGAGTCTGGTGTAACAACCACTAGTACAGAAGCCGACACCTCAAAACAAACAACAGAAGCCGAAGAAAGCAAACAGGCATCACCTGCAAGTCAAACTTCAACTGTAGTGAATTTAGTAGAGAGAGCCAGGCAGCGGGCAATGCTGAGACAGTATGGAGCCACGGTTTTTTCTTCTCCTGACAACACTGGCCGTGGCCGAGCAGTACGTGGCCGAGTTGTACGAACTGTACGTGGTGCTCGTGGTGGCAGTGGAAGAACTGGACGTGGGGGTTCTCCCAGCCAGCAGGGTTAA